One stretch of Acropora muricata isolate sample 2 chromosome 12, ASM3666990v1, whole genome shotgun sequence DNA includes these proteins:
- the LOC136893783 gene encoding uncharacterized protein yields MSDAAFTAFYATYMSHVHVILFGSVNLTTSISLVWTEGSSPNRAKTLGAVMVLLTLYAIKHDLTGQAITNLLQLLTLILPSGNILPDTLRNFKAYFRNLENPFILHHYCAFCLSYVDKQATVCPNAACMRELSSRHAKAYFIEVPVVQQLATFFSRGEFYSSLQHRFHREKKNRNNVEDIYDGVLYKNLWKKGILSSPDNISFLMNTDGVPVFKSSKVSIWPLYLIINELPYGKRMTTENMIFAGLWFGEKKPAMWTFLKPHTQSFALLEKGVEMESPERGKFHCKGILLSCSCDLPARCLLCNSMQYNGENGCWKCLQPGETVRTGVRGHSRAFLYQNDNPKGPLRTAEGVREDGIRAATLQQQGVTRFIVNGIKGPSWLSSLQHFDLVSGMAIDYMHGVLLGVQKLLLTLWFSSKFSNRHFSISSKVDSIDFRLNQILPTSEIKRLPRSVADHLKYWKASELRSFLLYYGLPTLYGLLPDNYFAHYTLFVHAIYILLQDSISEADLQEADRLLDGFCKSFSTLYEERFYTLNVHQLLHLVDDVRDQGPLYTHSCFSFEDKNGFILKLIHGTQFIDNQILSALCQKLPELKENCIPTGSEIDLLYQDLTRASKSKFRIEILPNIHAISATYQICLNVTEMNALETFLGSSCPTDRLLAFNRLEIIATSSVICGLAYKRMRKRNCAVVKYVTGNTWAFAMVKFFVKYDMSSTREPMYLAIAYPILCDNYNPQLHINRVTPCNREQTVVFNISTISTNCLYVSFTTEENQEDAYVCEFPNKKERD; encoded by the exons ATGTCCGATGCAGCGTTTACTGCATTTTATGCGACGTATATGTCGCATGTGCATGTGATATTGTTTGGCTCTGTAAACCTTACTACAAGTATCAGTTTAGTTTGGACTGAGGGAAG ttcacccAATCGAGCGAAGACTTTAGGTGCAGTTATGGTCCTTCTTACCCTTTATGCTATCAAGCACGATTTGACTGGTCAAGCCATCACCAACCTGTTACAGTTATTAACACTCATACTCCCTTCTGGAAATATTTTACCAGATACTCTGCGAAATTTTAAGGCTTATTTCAGAAATTTAGAAAATCCATTTATTCTTCATCATTATTGTGCTTTCTGTTTGTCGTATGTTGACAAACAAGCCACAGTGTGTCCCAACGCTGCTTGTATGAGGGAACTATCTTCTCGACATGCCAAAGCTTACTTTATTGAGGTGCCAGTGGTTCAGCAGCTGGCTACATTTTTTTCAAGGGGTGAATTTTACAGTAGCCTTCAGCATCGTTTTCACcgggaaaagaaaaatagaaacaaTGTAGAGGATATATATGATGGTGTACTCTACAAGAATTTATGGAAGAAGGGGATCTTATCTTCCCCTGATAATATTTCTTTTCTCATGAACACTGATGGTGTTCCAGTGTTTAAATCATCCAAGGTTTCCATTTGGCCACTATACCTTATTATCAATGAGCTTCCTTATGGCAAACGAATGACAACGGAAAACATGATTTTTGCTGGGCTTTGGTTCGGGGAAAAGAAGCCAGCCATGTGGACCTTTCTCAAACCTCACACACAGTCCTTCGCTCTCCTTGAAAAGGGTGTTGAAATGGAATCGCCTGAAAGAGGAAAATTTCACTGCAAAGGCATTTTGCTCTCTTGTTCTTGTGATCTTCCAGCGCGGTGCTTGCTTTGCAACAGTATGCAATACAATGGCGAAAATGGCTGCTGGAAATGTTTACAGCCTGGAGAAACTGTGCGAACTGGTGTTCGCGGTCACAGTAGGGCATTTCTCTATCAGAATGATAATCCCAAAGGGCCGCTAAGAACTGCAGAAGGCGTTCGAGAAGATGGAATCCGAGCAGCTACACTCCAGCAACAGGGTGTTACACGCTTTATTGTCAATGGGATTAAAGGACCATCGTGGCTTTCTTCCCTACAGCACTTTGACTTGGTCAGCGGTATGGCAATTGACTATATGCATGGAGTCCTTCTTGGCGTGCAGAAACTACTTTTAACCTTGTGGTTTAGCTCAAAGTTTTCAAACCGACACTTCAGCATATCATCTAAAGTAGACAGCATTGATTTTAGGCTAAACCAGATTTTGCCAACTTCTGAAATTAAGCGTCTTCCCCGTTCCGTTGCCGACCATTTGAAGTACTGGAAAGCAAGTGAACTACGCTCTTTCTTGCTTTATTACGGATTACCAACCCTTTATGGCCTTTTACCAGACAATTATTTTGCACATTACACGTTATTTGTCCATGCTATTTACATTCTTTTGCAGGATTCAATTTCTGAAGCCGATTTGCAAGAAGCCGATAGGCTACTAGATGGATTTTGCAAGTCATTTTCAACCCTGTATGAGGAACGGTTTTATACTTTAAACGTTCATCAATTGCTACATTTAGTGGATGATGTCAGAGATCAGGGTCCGCTTTACACACACAGTTGCTTTTCATTTGAAGATAAAAACGGTTTCATCTTAAAGCTTATCCACGGTACTCAGTTTATTGACAATCAAATTCTTTCTGCATTATGTCAAAAACTACCCGAACTCAAGGAGAACTGTATCCCTACGGGATCGGAAATTGATTTGCTTTATCAAGATTTAACTCGTGCGAGCAAATCCAAATTTAGGATTGAAATTCTTCCTAATATTCACGCGATAAGTGCAACGTATCAGATATGTCTAAATGTCACCGAAATGAATGCACTGGAAACTTTTCTTGGCTCATCTTGCCCTACGGATCGTCTTTTGGCGTTCAACAGGCTGGAGATAATAGCAACAAGTTCCGTAATATGCGGGCTTGCTTAcaagcgcatgcgtaaacgaaACTGTGCGGTTGTTAAGTATGTCACGGGAAACACATGGGCTTTTGCGATGGTAAAATTTTTCGTAAAATACGATATGTCTTCCACAAGAGAACCCATGTACCTTGCCATAGCCTACCCTATTCTGTGTGATAATTACAATCCCCAGTTACACATCAATCGCGTGACACCTTGTAATCGTGAGCAGACAGTTGTGTTCAATATATCAACAATTTCAACTAATTGTTTGTACGTTTCTTTCACTACTGAAGAAAACCAAGAGGACGCATACGTGTGCGAGTTTCCTAATAAGAAAGAACGTGACTGA
- the LOC136892375 gene encoding nucleoprotein TPR-like: MSQRILKCTVCGGDHSIFHCENRCGVCHGDRTQCSCNECPPQKRKKTSKSTASSQQPAGTSLHDLKRKYESLQKDYKRVGEAFQNQQEQNQELTALLEEREKEAEELANLVRNKDEVVKNLERRLLNAKKVIAELRAEVQRRDLPAPQEDPPASQQQHQQTADIRVSTHSLATIHERYEQVLQTMKENRCSMACAFRLAGCPRSTLRDFVAIAELKKVDSRELDLVLRDQEVTLVRDLEVVCRKRLRRYIPVMNNMRREGQLLPMKFEARFYE, translated from the coding sequence ATGTCTCAGAGAATCTTGAAGTGCACAGTGTGCGGCGGCGACCACTCTATTTTTCACTGCGAGAATAGGTGTGGCGTCTGCCACGGCGACAGAACACAATGTTCGTGTAATGAATGCCCgcctcagaaaagaaaaaagacgtcAAAGTCAACAGCCTCCAGTCAACAGCCTGCAGGTACGTCGCTCCACGATCTAAAGAGAAAGTATGAGTCACTGCAAAAGGACTACAAAAGAGTGGGTGAGGCCTTCCAGAACCAGCAGGAACAGAATCAGGAGCTAACGGCGTTGCTAGAGGAACGCGAGAAAGAGGCTGAAGAGCTGGCCAACCTTGTGCGGAACAAGGACGAGGTCGTCAAAAACCTCGAGAGGCGCCTCTTAAACGCAAAGAAGGTCATCGCAGAACTCCGAGCGGAGGTGCAACGCAGAGACCTACCCGCGCCACAAGAAGACCCACCAGCATCACAACAGCAACACCAGCAGACGGCAGACATTCGCGTCAGCACCCACAGCCTGGCCACCATACACGAACGATATGAACAGGTTCTCCAGACTATGAAAGAGAACAGATGCAGCATGGCCTGTGCCTTTCGTCTTGCAGGCTGTCCTCGGAGCACACTACGAGACTTCGTGGCGATAGCCGAATTAAAAAAGGTCGACTCGAGGGAATTGGACCTCGTCCTCCGCGATCAAGAAGTGACATTGGTGCGAGATCTGGAGGTTGTCTGCCGCAAAAGACTTCGGCGCTACATCCCGGTCATGAACAACATGAGGAGAGAGGGGCAGCTGTTGCCAATGAAGTTCGAGGCACGATTTTACGAGTGA